A stretch of DNA from Coccidioides posadasii str. Silveira chromosome 4, complete sequence:
ATTACAGTACAAATGTATCTAAGGGGGAAAAGCGAAAAAGGGATTGGCCATGAGTTATATAAATAGGACAaacaggaaaaaaaaaaaaaaaaaaagaaaaaaaagaaaaaaaaggggtaGGGAGGGAAGGAGGgaaggaaggaaaaatcaGCAAAATGCACACAGAGATACCCATCAAACAAGATAAATGTCAGAGAGATAATCATTCAAATCGTTATCATACCTCGTTGAGCCCACGAGAGAgataagagagagaaagaggaggGGAGAGGAGGGATTTTAGGGCAGAGTCTAAAAAATAGATCATCATCATAGGTTTGTTGGCAGACAAACTCATAAAGGCCGTAACATGCATGTCTCAGGAAGCCCAGGCATCAGAAGCAGCTGACACGACTTCTGCTTCGCTGCCTTGTTAACTTGGGACTGTCTATATAGTGATTTCACACTGAGAAATATCTGGGAGATAGGGAGAGGCCATCAGTCGTTGAGCTGAAGTCAACCAAGGATTAGAATGGGCATAGTAACAGTATGGGTATCAATGGTCATTAAGTATgtgagaaaaaagaaaatcactcaaagaaaaaaggagataCATCATAACGAGGAAGGGCCGGGAAATGATAATTTGAAACAGGCAGAGAGCATAACCTAGAGAATAATGTCGAAACAAATACAGAACCGACAGCAAGCAAGGAGGAAATGGCTGTTGGGAAAATtaatagaaaaagaaaacataaaGCAGCTGCTCACAAATACCTGCTGGGTCTTTGAAGGCAAAACAAAAGACAAATATTATGTTCATATGAATCAAAAGGAAGAGGGTCAATATAAATGCGCAGGCGAACTCGGAAATGGACACAGAAAGTAAGAGACAGGTCTcgagagaaaaggaaagataTTAAATAGTTCGTAGAAAAAGGCCAGCAACCCCAAAGAGACAGACACGCGGCCAGAGCATGCGAGTGCCAACGCCTCCAAACCCCACTATTCCACTCCGAGAAGCGACGCCACCTATGCAATCTTGTGTTGAATCCGAAATGTAACGCGTCCCAGTGCTCAATTTATATCCATCGAGTACTCGTCCTCTTCTTTGAAGCTCATACCCGCATGGCCTGAAGTATTCCAGAATTGTGCCTGGCCGTTGCCACTAGTGTTGCCGCTGCCTCCGCTATGGAAACCAGGACTCAGGCTCTGCGAGTTCGCTTGTCCTTGTAGTGGCTCGCCGGCGATGTTAGTGTGCTTGGGAACCCGAAGGCCACTTCCTGGCGCGCGGCTATAAGCAAATGTATTTGCGTTGTTCTTCTCCATTGCATCGAGTAATTCCGTTCGCATCCGCTTATCCTCTTCAGTCTGCTCAAATGGCCATGTTCCACCGAGCGAAGTGATCAGTTCGGCCAACTGGTCTTCTTGCTCTAATTTGCGATGCAGCGCCCACATGAGATCTCTAGTCCAGCCAACTGCTCCGTTGAGGATGTCACCCTTGTTTGgtcccttttctttctcctcgATCGGCAGTCCCATGGTAATATTGCCGCTCGTCGCGCGCCTTCCACAGCCCCCCGCAAGAAGAGATGTCGCTGCATTCGTCGAATTCAGTCCGGGGGTGCCCACGGAACCGGCAAGCGAAGAGTTATTGAGAAGCTGTTTCCTTATCTTCTCATCCTCTAAGCGATGTTGCGGGACAAGATGGGAAAGGTCTTGGATTCGCTCGTTGATATTGTCACGTCTGCGACGCTCCACCAGGTTGTGAGAGGCGCGACGACGTTTCCTTTTGGCTTCTTGTGACTCCAAGGCTTGCTGCGCACTCGTATGGTGGCCAACTTTGGTGGGGAGGGAAGCATGTTTTCCAGATTTCAGAATCTCTGAAATTCCAAGATGGTGGGATGGGTGTCCGGGCGATGAGATCGGAGATTCGATTAAGGACTGAGCACTACCAGGCGTGCCATCCCACTGGCTCGACATATTCTTTTGATGCTGGGATTGTAGAGATACTGCCCTTATGGGCTGTGACGGGAAGCTTCCGGATTCAGGGGTAGCGATATTCAAGCCCGCCATAGCAGGAGTCTTGGGTGACATGGGGCTTCGGGCATCCACAGAGTTCCTGTCAACCTGAAGGCTTGCACGCGTTTTTCCACCCAGGTAATTCTGATCAAAATGGACGTTTGTACCGTTCATGTGCGGTGAGGCATCCTGAGGAGTGTGCTGCTGCATCGGCCGGAACTGATCATAGCCAAAACTACCACGAATAAAAGGGCTGTTGATAGGGGCTCCGTCCGGTGTATTCGAAAATACGTGGGACATCTG
This window harbors:
- a CDS encoding uncharacterized protein (EggNog:ENOG410PIT3~COG:K~BUSCO:5147at33183), yielding MAEATFIKTEPDDQMNNSSHFIMSNSTYGLPSPSFGNQFGNSGTNDGIDPSELTMHNSGFMSNPFSSPQNLSSSFNFGNSGIDTEELLDLEINGQNTIRDGSYNLVPEQRQPTGISMSHQGQMSHVFSNTPDGAPINSPFIRGSFGYDQFRPMQQHTPQDASPHMNGTNVHFDQNYLGGKTRASLQVDRNSVDARSPMSPKTPAMAGLNIATPESGSFPSQPIRAVSLQSQHQKNMSSQWDGTPGSAQSLIESPISSPGHPSHHLGISEILKSGKHASLPTKVGHHTSAQQALESQEAKRKRRRASHNLVERRRRDNINERIQDLSHLVPQHRLEDEKIRKQLLNNSSLAGSVGTPGLNSTNAATSLLAGGCGRRATSGNITMGLPIEEKEKGPNKGDILNGAVGWTRDLMWALHRKLEQEDQLAELITSLGGTWPFEQTEEDKRMRTELLDAMEKNNANTFAYSRAPGSGLRVPKHTNIAGEPLQGQANSQSLSPGFHSGGSGNTSGNGQAQFWNTSGHAGMSFKEEDEYSMDIN